A portion of the Ruminococcus albus AD2013 genome contains these proteins:
- a CDS encoding helix-turn-helix domain-containing protein has product MMIKNIEPTLASSLLVQYAKDKRISVKELAERTGLSYSHISNILSGVRTITPKNEKKLCSALKLTKEEQYALKEAIFISNKSIVISTKNKRDYVLKLLYWVTVKSNTLSLSQVEKCIDIIRYGKHLEKD; this is encoded by the coding sequence ATGATGATTAAAAATATCGAGCCGACACTAGCAAGTAGCCTTTTAGTACAGTATGCAAAGGATAAACGTATATCAGTCAAAGAACTGGCAGAACGCACCGGATTATCTTACTCTCATATTTCAAATATTCTTAGCGGAGTCAGGACAATCACACCTAAAAACGAAAAAAAGTTGTGTTCCGCTCTTAAGCTTACTAAAGAAGAACAGTACGCTCTGAAAGAAGCTATTTTTATCTCCAACAAGAGTATAGTCATTTCTACAAAAAATAAAAGGGATTATGTTTTGAAATTATTGTACTGGGTAACGGTGAAAAGCAATACTCTATCATTATCACAAGTCGAAAAATGTATAGATATAATCCGGTACGGAAAACACCTCGAAAAAGACTAA